From one Neofelis nebulosa isolate mNeoNeb1 chromosome 4, mNeoNeb1.pri, whole genome shotgun sequence genomic stretch:
- the CFD gene encoding complement factor D: MTACLVHLVTLVLLGAAACVAQPRGRILGGREAESHARPYMASVQVNGKHVCGGFLVSERWVLSAAHCVEDLADGKLQVLLGAHSLSQPEPSKRLYDVLRAVPHPDSRPDTIDHDLLLLQLSEKAELGPAVQPLAWQRLDRDVAAGTLCDVAGWGVVTHAGRRPDRLHQLQLRVLDRATCNQRTYHDGTITQSMMCGESNRRDTCKGDSGGPLVCGGVAEAVVTSGSRVCGNRKKPGIYTRLASYVAWIDGVMAEGAAA; the protein is encoded by the exons ATGACCGCCTGCCTGGTGCACCTGGTGACTCTGGTCCTCCTGGGCGCAGCCGCGTGTG tggCGCAGCCCCGTGGGCGAATCTTGGGCGGCCGCGAGGCCGAGTCCCACGCGCGGCCCTACATGGCGTCGGTGCAGGTCAACGGCAAGCACGTGTGCGGCGGCTTCCTGGTGTCCGAGCGGTGGGTGCTGAGTGCGGCGCACTGTGTGGAGGACTT GGCCGACGGGAAGCTGCAAGTGCTCCTGGGCGCACACTCCCTGTCGCAGCCCGAGCCCTCCAAGCGCCTGTACGACGTGCTCCGCGCAGTGCCCCACCCAGACAGCCGGCCCGACACAATCGACCACGACCTCCTCCTGCTGCAG CTGTCAGAGAAGGCCGAGCTGGGCCCCGCCGTGCAGCCCCTGGCCTGGCAGCGCTTGGACCGCGACGTGGCAGCCGGCACGCTCTGCGACGTGGCCGGCTGGGGCGTGGTCACCCACGCGGGCCGCCGGCCGGACCGCCTGCATCAATTGCAACTGCGGGTGCTCGACCGCGCCACCTGCAACCAGCGCACGTACCACGACGGCACCATCACCCAGAGCATGATGTGCGGGGAGAGCAACCGCCGGGACACCTGCAAG GGCGACTCCGGGGGCCCGCTGGTGTGCGGGGGCGTGGCCGAGGCCGTGGTCACGTCGGGCTCGCGCGTGTGCGGCAACCGCAAGAAGCCCGGCATCTACACGCGCCTGGCGAGCTACGTGGCCTGGATCGACGGCGTGATGGCCGAGGGCGCGGCCGCTTGA